The genomic region TGGCCTGAGCCACAGTGGGGAGGCCTAGGCTGTACATTGCCAGGCAGGGGGGAGGCCCGAGCCGCGGCAGGGAGGCCTAGGCCGCGGTGAAGAAGCCTGAGCTGCAGTGGGGAGGCCTGAGCCACAGTAGGGAGGCCTGGGCCACAGCGGGGAGGCCTAGGCTACGCATTGCCAGGAAGCGGGAAggcctgggctgcagcagggaggccTAGGCCTTGGTGGGGAGGCCTGGGCTGCGCATTGCCAGGCAGTGGGGAGGCCAAGGCTGTGGTGGAGAAGCCTCAGGCGTGGCGGGGAGGCCTAGGCCGCACGTTGACTGGCAGTGGGGAAGCCTGGGCCGCACATTGCCAGGCAGCGGGGAGGCCTAGGCCGCGGTGGGGAAGCCTGGGCCGCGCGTTGCTAGGCGACGGCGCGGCGCGCAGGACACGCGTCACTTCCGGCGCGGCGCCGGCGGTGCGGCCATGGCGGGACAGGCGCCGCGGGTGTTCCCGTCGCCGCGGGAGCTGGGCCCGGCGCTAGCGGGACTGGTGGCCCAGCGGGCGGCGGACGCGGCCGAGCGCTTCGCGCTGGGGCTGTCCGGGGGCAGCCTGGTGGAGCTCCTGGCCCGGGAGCTGCCCGCCGCGCtggccgccgccccccccgccgccccctggCTGCTGGCGCTCTGCGACGAGCGGCTGGTGCCGCCCGGGCACCCCGACAGCACCGGCGGCGCCTACGAggtgagcggggccggggcccccctccccccgcctgggccccccctcccccccgcctgGGCCCTCCTCACCGGCCGCCCCCGCAGGCCCAGCTGCTGCCGCGCCTGCCCACGCCCCCGCCGCGGATGCTGGCCCCGCGCCCCGGGctgcgccccgccgccgccgccgccgcctaCGCCGAGCAGCTGCACCAGGTACCGGCCGCGGGAGCTGCGGCCCGCGGGGTGGCGCCCAGAacggcccggccccgctcgcccctCCCCCCGACCCGCTCCCCCCGATCCGGCCCCGCTCCTcccggcccggcctggccccggcccagcccccTCTCCTCCCGCAGGCGTTCCCCGGCCAAGCCGTGCCAGTCTTCgacctgctggtgctgggagtGGGCCCGGACGGACACACCTGCTCACTCTTCCCCGACCACCCCCTGCTCCAGGTGAGCCCGCGCCGGGGGGGTGCCCTGACCCCGGGGGTACTGTGGATCAGGGGGTGCCACAACCCAGAGGGATGCCATGACCcgggggaggctggggctgcctggacCCCGGGATGCTCTGACCCAGAGGGTGCCGTGGGTCAGGAGGTGCCATGACTCCGGGGGGTGCCCTGACTGCAGGATACCCTGACCCCAGGATACTCTGACCCCTGGGGATGCCACAACCCCGGCACCCTTGCCGTTACCACGGTGTTTCCATCAGTAACTCTGGAGTCACATCTGGCAGCCGCTCCCGGTCTGGGGCAGTCGTGGTTTAACGAACAGAGAGGAAGAACAAGGCGGTTGCAGGGAGATAAAAAGCAGTGGCTGGTGTTGGCATTGCCATATCCcctgcttcctcctttccccatttTTCCCAATTTGGGAAGTTTGGCAGGCAACGAGAGAGAAGCGCTCTGCTTGCAGGGTGGTGCGGGAGCCCTGTGCCCCGGTTGGGGTCAGGGTCGCTCCCCTGATTcagttttttctattttacttctctttttgcctttgtttcacTCCAACAGGAGGATGAGAAAATCGTGGCTGCTATCACTGACTCGCCGAAGCCACCGCCGGAACGAGTCACACTGACCCTGCCCGTGCTGAACGCTGCACGGATGGTGGTCTTTGTGGCCACGGGGGaaggcaaagctgctgttgtAAAGGTCGGGACccaaaatgctcatttttttaacaaaaatgtggGGCGCTGCAGGGGGGG from Falco rusticolus isolate bFalRus1 chromosome 13, bFalRus1.pri, whole genome shotgun sequence harbors:
- the PGLS gene encoding 6-phosphogluconolactonase; this translates as MAGQAPRVFPSPRELGPALAGLVAQRAADAAERFALGLSGGSLVELLARELPAALAAAPPAAPWLLALCDERLVPPGHPDSTGGAYEAQLLPRLPTPPPRMLAPRPGLRPAAAAAAYAEQLHQAFPGQAVPVFDLLVLGVGPDGHTCSLFPDHPLLQEDEKIVAAITDSPKPPPERVTLTLPVLNAARMVVFVATGEGKAAVVKRILEGDEENPLPAARVRPGSGQLCWFLDEAAAKELTIPLNKHPG